Proteins encoded together in one Pseudomonas arsenicoxydans window:
- a CDS encoding type III PLP-dependent enzyme codes for MDKLPATVLAAIDQARLQNEDPLVLFIYDLDALKQHVTQVMAALPEGVELYYAIKANSEPQILATVAPLVHGFEISSGGEIDRLQACPTAKPFIFSGPGKLDSDLRSALQHQVEAIHIESLNEIVRLQRLALEAGRVQDVLLRINPELPSPLSSKLAMAGTATPFGIDESQLAQAVSWVDNASHLRLKGFHVHAMSHQSRVERHEQLLDLYLERWPQWKALSATPATITHLNVGGGIGVNYLGPQQFDWQRLCAHLGQSLAACADAPIVRFEPGRFISAYCGYYAIEVLDTKTSHGKHFLVCRGGTHHFRLPVAQGHDHPVIHLPRHPVTCGAVQRDWTVVGQLCTPKDVLSRDCPLTGVEVGDLLVLPLAGAYGYNISHADFLCHPRPPQLFVQDAGGASWV; via the coding sequence CTATTCATCTACGATCTGGATGCACTGAAACAGCACGTGACCCAGGTGATGGCGGCGTTGCCCGAAGGCGTGGAACTCTACTACGCAATCAAGGCCAACAGCGAACCGCAAATCCTCGCCACCGTAGCGCCATTGGTGCACGGCTTCGAGATTTCCTCCGGCGGCGAAATCGATCGCCTGCAGGCCTGTCCGACGGCCAAGCCGTTCATCTTCTCCGGCCCCGGCAAACTCGATTCCGATCTGCGTTCAGCCCTGCAGCATCAAGTCGAAGCAATCCACATCGAAAGCCTGAATGAAATCGTCCGTCTGCAACGGCTGGCGCTGGAAGCGGGACGGGTACAGGACGTGTTGCTGCGGATCAATCCGGAGCTGCCTTCGCCGCTGTCGAGCAAATTGGCCATGGCCGGCACCGCCACGCCATTCGGGATTGACGAGTCGCAGCTGGCCCAGGCGGTGAGTTGGGTGGATAACGCCAGTCACTTGCGGCTCAAGGGTTTCCATGTGCATGCGATGTCCCATCAGTCGCGGGTGGAACGTCACGAACAACTGCTCGACCTGTACCTGGAACGCTGGCCGCAATGGAAGGCGTTGTCGGCGACTCCGGCGACGATCACCCACCTTAATGTCGGCGGCGGCATCGGCGTGAATTATCTCGGCCCGCAGCAGTTCGATTGGCAGCGCTTGTGCGCGCACTTGGGCCAGTCCTTGGCGGCGTGTGCCGATGCGCCGATCGTGCGCTTCGAGCCCGGTCGTTTCATCAGCGCGTATTGCGGCTACTACGCCATTGAAGTGCTGGACACGAAGACCAGTCATGGCAAGCATTTTCTGGTCTGTCGCGGCGGCACTCACCATTTCCGCTTGCCGGTGGCGCAAGGGCACGATCACCCGGTGATTCATCTGCCCAGGCACCCCGTAACTTGCGGCGCAGTGCAGCGGGACTGGACCGTGGTCGGGCAACTCTGCACACCCAAGGATGTGCTGAGCCGCGATTGTCCGCTGACCGGTGTCGAGGTCGGCGACCTGTTGGTATTGCCGCTGGCCGGGGCCTACGGCTACAACATTTCCCATGCCGATTTCCTCTGTCATCCGCGACCGCCACAGCTGTTTGTGCAAGATGCAGGAGGCGCGTCTTGGGTTTGA